The Fortiea contorta PCC 7126 genome has a segment encoding these proteins:
- the pgmB gene encoding beta-phosphoglucomutase → MVNVSAHHHQYNQNMIAATDWNVIETEFDPAQLHHKETVFTLSNGYLGTRGTFEEGYPADTPATLIHGVYDDVAITHSELVNCPNWLPLAVIVAGDRFTMDSGEILHYERRLDLRLGILSRDVRWRSPKGHTLDLHFERFASLADQHVLAIRAGYTSLDFQGDITVEIGLDAQVDNQGVKHWRTLNQSGVEEIIWLYNQTRHSEIKLGMAAKIVVAGDDTASVRLEKTDAFPTLKATCNCIPGKTVTVDKIVTVFTSREAEIPIAAALERLAEEPNYPTLLAAHIAAWEKVWQDSDIIIEGDRQAQLSVRYNLFQLLAVTPRHDTHVSIPPKTLSGFAYSGHIFWDTEIFILPFLTLTQPALARNLLTYRHHTLPGARRKAQEAGYQGAMYAWESAKTGDEVTPRWVPDAKKPGELIRIWCGDIEVHITADVAYAVWHYWQHTHDHAWMRDYGAEIILDTAIFWQSRVQWHPQRQCYEILDVIGPDENHDRVDNNAFTNLMVQWHLQSALAVWDWLKQTYPTTAAQLAPKLNLTTENLHLWAEIQERLAVTQDAATGLIEQFDGFFQLEDINFADYEPRHKSLQSLLGIEATSQKQILKQPDVLMLLYLLRQRYDHKTLQSNWDYYNQRTDHTYGSSLGPAIHAILACDLNQPSQAYTHFLRSALVDLEDVRLNAHEGIHAASAGGVWQAVVFGFAGIRITESGPMACPNLPPNWTRLQFRLQWRNQCYEFDLRPATAIARPKITGVIFDLEGVLTDTSELHYLSWQQLADEEGITFDRETHKKIAKLSHRQTLEQILGDRSTTEAQIQEMIERKNCYFLKLTPNITTADLLPGVANFLQELQAAGIKIALGSSSKNAQVVIQRLGISHQLDAVADGHSVPQAEPAPDLFLFAAEQLGLTASECVVLEDAAAGIQAAKSAGMLAVGLGPVEHVGQANLVLPSLEGVCWQELQERIITSRKRESLVGAAL, encoded by the coding sequence ATGGTCAACGTATCCGCTCATCATCACCAATACAATCAAAACATGATTGCAGCCACAGACTGGAACGTTATTGAAACAGAATTTGACCCAGCGCAACTACACCATAAGGAAACCGTCTTTACTCTCAGCAATGGTTATTTAGGCACCAGGGGTACGTTTGAAGAAGGATACCCCGCAGATACTCCCGCAACTCTGATTCATGGTGTGTATGATGATGTCGCTATCACCCATAGCGAACTTGTTAACTGTCCGAATTGGTTGCCCTTGGCAGTAATAGTAGCAGGCGATCGCTTTACGATGGATAGTGGCGAGATTCTCCATTATGAACGGCGTCTAGATTTACGCTTGGGTATACTCAGCCGTGATGTGCGGTGGCGTTCTCCAAAAGGACATACTCTAGATTTGCACTTCGAGCGCTTCGCTAGTCTCGCAGACCAACATGTCTTAGCAATTCGCGCTGGATACACATCTTTAGATTTCCAGGGTGATATCACCGTAGAAATTGGATTAGATGCACAAGTAGACAACCAAGGCGTCAAACACTGGCGAACTCTCAACCAAAGCGGTGTAGAAGAAATTATTTGGCTCTATAACCAGACTCGCCACTCAGAAATTAAACTGGGGATGGCAGCAAAAATAGTGGTTGCGGGTGATGACACAGCATCTGTACGTCTAGAAAAAACTGATGCTTTCCCCACCTTAAAAGCAACCTGCAATTGTATTCCTGGAAAAACCGTGACTGTAGACAAGATTGTCACCGTTTTCACCTCCAGAGAAGCCGAAATCCCCATCGCCGCAGCACTAGAAAGATTAGCAGAAGAACCAAATTATCCCACCTTGCTAGCAGCGCACATCGCCGCTTGGGAAAAAGTCTGGCAAGACAGCGATATTATTATTGAGGGCGATCGCCAAGCTCAACTGAGTGTGCGATATAATCTCTTTCAACTCCTAGCCGTCACCCCGCGCCACGACACCCATGTCAGCATTCCTCCCAAAACCCTATCTGGTTTCGCTTACAGCGGACACATTTTTTGGGATACAGAAATTTTTATTCTCCCCTTCCTCACCCTCACCCAACCAGCCTTAGCCCGTAACCTCCTCACCTACCGCCACCACACCTTACCAGGAGCGCGACGCAAAGCCCAAGAAGCGGGATATCAAGGCGCAATGTATGCGTGGGAAAGCGCCAAAACTGGTGATGAAGTCACTCCCCGCTGGGTTCCCGATGCGAAAAAACCAGGAGAATTAATTAGAATTTGGTGCGGCGATATTGAAGTACATATTACCGCTGACGTTGCCTATGCTGTATGGCATTATTGGCAGCATACCCACGACCATGCATGGATGCGTGATTATGGCGCAGAAATCATCCTGGATACAGCGATTTTCTGGCAAAGTCGAGTGCAATGGCATCCACAGCGTCAATGTTACGAAATTTTGGACGTCATCGGCCCAGACGAGAATCACGATCGCGTCGATAATAACGCCTTCACCAACTTGATGGTACAGTGGCATTTACAATCAGCCCTAGCCGTGTGGGATTGGTTAAAGCAAACCTATCCAACCACAGCTGCCCAATTAGCACCAAAACTCAACTTAACCACAGAAAATTTACATCTTTGGGCAGAAATTCAAGAGCGTCTAGCTGTCACTCAAGACGCCGCAACAGGTTTAATTGAACAATTTGATGGCTTCTTCCAATTAGAAGATATCAACTTTGCCGATTATGAACCCCGCCACAAATCCCTGCAAAGTTTGTTGGGAATCGAAGCCACCAGCCAAAAGCAGATACTCAAACAACCAGATGTGTTGATGCTGCTTTACCTATTGCGTCAGCGTTACGACCATAAAACCCTCCAAAGCAATTGGGATTATTACAACCAGCGCACCGACCATACCTACGGTTCCTCCCTCGGCCCAGCAATTCACGCCATCCTCGCCTGTGACCTGAATCAACCAAGCCAAGCATACACCCACTTTTTGCGGTCAGCTTTGGTAGACTTAGAAGATGTCAGACTCAACGCTCATGAAGGAATTCACGCCGCTAGTGCTGGTGGAGTTTGGCAAGCTGTAGTATTTGGTTTTGCGGGGATTCGCATCACAGAATCTGGGCCGATGGCTTGTCCCAACCTCCCACCCAACTGGACAAGGTTGCAATTTCGCTTACAGTGGCGCAATCAGTGTTATGAATTTGATTTGCGTCCAGCCACAGCCATTGCTCGCCCGAAAATTACAGGCGTCATCTTTGATTTAGAAGGCGTGCTAACAGACACTTCCGAGTTACACTATCTCAGTTGGCAGCAACTCGCAGACGAAGAAGGCATTACCTTTGACCGAGAAACGCACAAAAAAATAGCCAAATTATCCCATCGCCAGACTCTAGAACAAATTTTAGGCGATCGCTCCACCACTGAAGCACAAATCCAAGAAATGATAGAGCGCAAAAACTGCTACTTCCTCAAACTCACACCAAACATCACCACCGCCGATTTACTTCCTGGAGTCGCCAACTTCCTACAAGAATTGCAAGCAGCAGGTATCAAAATAGCCTTGGGTTCCTCCAGTAAAAATGCTCAAGTTGTCATTCAACGCTTAGGTATTAGCCATCAACTAGATGCTGTCGCCGATGGTCATAGCGTCCCCCAAGCCGAACCCGCACCAGATTTATTCTTATTTGCAGCCGAACAACTGGGGCTAACAGCGTCAGAATGTGTCGTTTTGGAAGACGCCGCAGCCGGAATACAAGCAGCCAAATCCGCCGGGATGTTAGCTGTAGGGCTAGGGCCAGTTGAACATGTGGGTCAAGCTAATCTTGTTTTACCCAGCCTAGAAGGCGTGTGTTGGCAAGAATTGCAAGAACGAATCATCACCAGCAGAAAGCGAGAGTCTCTGGTTGGAGCGGCGTTGTAG
- a CDS encoding FAD/NAD(P)-binding protein, translated as MYSNFLNLTVSPLTIAVIGGGLSGSLVVANLLQNATSPLSVKLIERRQEVGRGVAYSTQVDCHLLNVPAGNMSAYADQPDHFLYWLHRHGYPEVTAKTFVPRQVYGNYIQATLKSAIANAAPGVHFEQIIDEAIAIETTNHSTAIYLSSGECLYVQKAVLALGNLPATLPKPLKAVAHPYVKDAWSPEAIALLHPEDTILLVGTGLTMVDVMVALNQKGFRGKIHAVSRHGLMPVRHQNTVPYPVFLDVETAPKTARELLHLIRQHGRLSQNWRAVIDSLRPLTAQLWSALPLSEQRRFLRHIKAYWEVHRHRIAPEIADVLDAAVESGQLRHYGGRIQSCQPTENELNVTIRERGTGEDIVLRVNRVINCTGANGNYCGAKQPLIASLETQGLIRPHALGIGIDTAANGALIAADGKISQMLYTIGTPRKANLWETTAVPEIRVQAAKLALELLKSSNSLPAVAIQPNWFSNSFTVLQKPAMLFRQLFDPESSTYTYLIADQSTKAAILVDPVLEQVERDLRMLRELGLTLKYCLETHIHADHVTGADKLRQLTDCLAIVPEKAAAVCADRYIRDGNILQLGNLEILAIATPGHSDSHMAYLVNSTHLLTGDALFIRGCGRTDFQNGDPGSLYDAVTQKLFTLPDDTLVYPGHDYQGRTVSTIGEEKTWNPRFAGRDRSEFIELMNNLNLPMPKKILEAVPANQQCGRGLFTLDFQI; from the coding sequence ATGTATAGTAACTTTCTCAATCTGACTGTTTCTCCCTTGACGATCGCTGTTATTGGCGGCGGTTTGAGTGGTTCCCTGGTAGTAGCAAATTTATTACAAAATGCAACTAGTCCTTTATCTGTCAAGTTGATTGAACGTCGTCAGGAAGTGGGTAGAGGTGTTGCTTACAGTACACAGGTGGATTGTCACTTGTTGAATGTACCAGCGGGGAACATGAGCGCTTACGCAGATCAACCAGATCATTTTCTGTATTGGTTGCATCGTCATGGCTACCCAGAGGTAACAGCCAAGACTTTTGTTCCACGTCAGGTTTATGGTAATTATATCCAAGCCACCTTAAAATCAGCGATCGCTAATGCAGCGCCTGGCGTCCACTTTGAACAAATTATAGACGAAGCGATCGCCATTGAAACCACCAACCACAGCACCGCAATTTATTTAAGCAGTGGTGAGTGCTTATATGTGCAAAAAGCAGTGTTAGCTTTAGGAAATCTACCCGCAACTTTGCCTAAACCGCTGAAAGCTGTGGCTCATCCCTACGTCAAAGATGCTTGGAGTCCAGAAGCGATCGCGCTTTTACACCCAGAAGATACTATCCTCCTAGTGGGCACTGGCTTGACGATGGTGGATGTAATGGTAGCTTTAAATCAAAAAGGGTTCCGAGGGAAAATCCATGCTGTCTCGCGTCACGGATTGATGCCTGTGCGTCACCAAAATACAGTCCCATACCCAGTTTTTCTCGATGTGGAAACTGCACCGAAAACAGCACGGGAATTGCTGCATTTAATACGCCAGCATGGGCGCTTGAGTCAAAATTGGCGGGCGGTAATTGACTCTCTTCGTCCCCTAACAGCACAACTTTGGTCAGCCCTCCCACTCTCCGAACAACGGCGATTTCTCCGCCACATTAAAGCTTACTGGGAAGTCCACCGCCATCGCATCGCCCCAGAAATTGCTGATGTACTGGATGCAGCAGTAGAATCTGGTCAGTTGCGCCACTATGGGGGACGCATTCAAAGTTGTCAGCCCACAGAAAACGAGTTAAATGTCACAATTCGGGAACGGGGAACAGGTGAAGATATAGTTTTGCGAGTTAATCGAGTGATCAACTGCACAGGCGCCAACGGCAATTATTGTGGAGCAAAACAACCATTAATCGCTAGCTTGGAAACTCAAGGGTTAATTCGTCCCCATGCACTGGGTATAGGAATCGATACTGCTGCTAATGGTGCCTTAATTGCTGCGGATGGCAAGATTTCTCAAATGTTATATACCATAGGAACGCCCCGCAAAGCAAATCTTTGGGAAACTACTGCTGTTCCAGAAATTCGGGTACAGGCGGCAAAATTGGCGCTAGAGTTACTCAAATCCAGTAATTCCCTTCCTGCGGTGGCTATTCAACCGAATTGGTTTAGCAATTCATTCACCGTGTTGCAGAAACCCGCTATGCTATTTCGTCAACTGTTTGATCCAGAATCGAGTACCTACACTTACCTCATTGCTGATCAGTCAACCAAAGCTGCTATTTTAGTTGATCCGGTGTTAGAGCAGGTGGAACGTGACCTGCGGATGTTGCGGGAATTGGGGTTGACTTTGAAATATTGCCTAGAAACCCACATTCACGCTGATCATGTGACTGGGGCTGATAAACTCAGACAACTGACAGATTGCTTGGCAATTGTACCAGAAAAAGCCGCCGCCGTCTGTGCAGACCGCTACATCAGGGATGGTAACATACTGCAATTGGGGAATTTAGAAATTCTGGCGATCGCTACTCCAGGACACAGCGATAGTCACATGGCGTATCTTGTCAACAGTACTCATCTATTAACTGGAGATGCATTATTTATTCGAGGCTGTGGTCGTACTGATTTCCAAAATGGCGATCCTGGCTCATTATATGATGCCGTCACCCAAAAGCTGTTCACCTTACCAGACGACACCTTAGTTTATCCCGGTCACGACTATCAAGGACGGACAGTATCGACTATTGGTGAAGAAAAAACCTGGAATCCTCGATTTGCAGGACGCGATCGCTCTGAGTTTATCGAGCTAATGAACAATCTTAACTTGCCGATGCCCAAAAAGATCCTCGAAGCCGTCCCCGCAAATCAACAATGTGGTAGAGGTTTATTTACTTTAGACTTCCAAATTTAA
- a CDS encoding AbrB family transcriptional regulator: MNLISVSPTLEKSNITSPVAAKTHLLVKQIAVLFWEMLLALPLGLALVEFHFGGIAWIFGGMAAGTVILQICRIFYQYSPKPNRTARKVGMGLVGLTVGASTAKAHLASVASGIPVFVLLTLFLILCGGVIGYIYSRLSKTNLLTAMLATVPGGVGVMAAIAADYNKNVTLVALVQSLRVTTVVVLISFIARSSVGNYSYSQPLPTINNLFTCNPSQLGLLLLVLSATALVVYFAIKFKIPAGDFFGALLIGITFNHLLDWLPFVGDISFSPPPLVNIVGQMLLGITIGEYWGEKPAFRKRTIAYAFLSVGMTLMTGAIAAFLAMQLTNWDWLTCMLVTAPGGSAEMILVSLTLNHNVEIVTTGHLIRLIAINSSLPIWVFIFRRIDSQLQAEV; this comes from the coding sequence ATGAATTTAATTAGCGTTTCCCCGACTTTAGAAAAATCTAACATTACCAGTCCAGTTGCTGCCAAAACACACCTGCTGGTCAAGCAAATCGCCGTCCTTTTCTGGGAAATGCTGCTAGCGCTACCCCTGGGTTTAGCTTTGGTAGAGTTCCACTTTGGTGGTATAGCTTGGATATTTGGGGGTATGGCCGCTGGTACTGTTATTTTACAAATATGTCGAATTTTTTACCAATATTCTCCCAAACCAAACCGAACTGCAAGAAAGGTGGGGATGGGACTTGTGGGTTTAACTGTTGGTGCTTCCACTGCTAAAGCTCATCTAGCTAGTGTCGCTTCTGGTATCCCAGTTTTCGTCTTGCTCACACTTTTCCTGATCTTGTGCGGTGGTGTCATCGGCTATATTTACTCCCGTCTCAGTAAAACCAACCTATTAACGGCGATGTTGGCTACAGTTCCCGGCGGTGTGGGCGTCATGGCGGCGATCGCAGCTGATTATAATAAAAATGTCACTTTAGTAGCTTTGGTGCAATCGCTGCGGGTTACAACCGTAGTTGTGTTGATATCTTTCATTGCGCGGTCATCGGTAGGAAATTACTCCTATTCGCAACCACTCCCCACCATCAATAACTTGTTCACTTGCAATCCTTCCCAACTAGGATTATTGTTACTCGTATTGTCAGCCACAGCACTGGTAGTTTATTTTGCCATCAAATTCAAAATTCCCGCCGGTGATTTTTTTGGGGCGCTGCTAATTGGGATTACATTCAACCATTTGCTAGATTGGCTACCCTTTGTTGGTGATATCAGCTTTAGCCCACCGCCACTAGTAAATATAGTAGGACAAATGCTGCTAGGAATTACCATTGGCGAGTATTGGGGAGAAAAACCAGCTTTTCGCAAACGGACTATAGCTTATGCTTTCTTGTCTGTAGGGATGACTCTGATGACTGGAGCGATCGCTGCTTTCCTAGCCATGCAATTAACCAACTGGGACTGGTTAACTTGTATGTTAGTCACAGCACCAGGAGGCTCGGCAGAGATGATCCTCGTCTCCCTCACATTGAATCATAATGTAGAAATTGTCACAACTGGTCATTTAATCCGACTAATTGCGATTAATAGTTCTCTACCAATATGGGTATTTATCTTTCGCCGAATTGATAGTCAACTGCAGGCTGAAGTCTGA
- a CDS encoding DUF1838 domain-containing protein, producing MVAQTQELDALHWVKTRSSLDPTESTFLIWTGKIYAFVPGEKRKLLFKILGMSVSRCLSTEEGSWDFTSRELTYYLDPETDEILRKWENPWTGEKLTVIHVANDPVQGHFRGKFPVQVEEENTTFVFDIFPTYPNVLAEDPQFAEYSPSKIYQAAELFKISVPTADLWDSTLTSVSQLKLSWDRIGQWLPWMKMSDRPGHLIYSTTGKKVAGLTDLPPLIQQEINTRVPLYKSAPTSFQEGEDMTSWLYFQKHFDAYLAGEIFPIVTAQK from the coding sequence ATGGTTGCACAAACTCAAGAATTAGATGCTCTACACTGGGTAAAAACTCGTTCTTCTCTTGATCCTACCGAATCCACCTTCCTAATTTGGACAGGGAAAATTTATGCTTTTGTCCCTGGTGAAAAACGAAAACTGCTCTTTAAAATATTAGGAATGAGTGTTAGTAGATGTCTGTCTACAGAAGAGGGTAGCTGGGATTTTACATCTAGAGAATTAACTTATTATCTCGACCCAGAGACAGATGAAATTTTGCGAAAATGGGAAAACCCTTGGACAGGTGAAAAACTAACTGTCATTCACGTAGCAAATGATCCTGTTCAGGGACATTTCCGAGGAAAATTCCCAGTACAAGTTGAAGAAGAAAATACAACTTTTGTTTTTGATATATTTCCTACTTACCCCAATGTTTTAGCAGAAGATCCGCAGTTTGCCGAATACAGTCCATCTAAAATTTATCAAGCTGCGGAGTTATTTAAAATCAGTGTACCCACTGCAGATTTATGGGATTCGACATTAACATCAGTTTCTCAATTAAAGCTGAGTTGGGATCGAATTGGTCAATGGCTTCCTTGGATGAAAATGAGCGATCGCCCTGGTCATTTGATTTATAGTACCACAGGAAAAAAGGTTGCAGGCTTAACAGATTTACCCCCATTAATCCAACAGGAAATTAACACCCGCGTTCCTTTATATAAAAGCGCTCCCACATCATTTCAAGAAGGAGAAGATATGACTTCTTGGCTATATTTTCAAAAACACTTTGATGCTTATTTAGCAGGTGAGATTTTCCCCATTGTTACTGCACAGAAATGA
- a CDS encoding pentapeptide repeat-containing protein: MDANELRRRYSAGEKHFPAVNLSRVRLIGAYLPGINLWGANLSGANLAKAKLWGSDLSRANLAQTNLTRANLCGVKLNEANLRGAKLNYAKLYGANLSGAFYDESTRFSRGFDPVSMNMRKF, translated from the coding sequence ATGGATGCTAATGAATTAAGGCGGCGCTATTCCGCAGGGGAAAAACATTTTCCAGCAGTCAATTTAAGCCGAGTCAGGCTAATTGGCGCTTACTTACCAGGAATCAATCTTTGGGGAGCAAACTTAAGTGGAGCTAACCTCGCTAAAGCTAAACTCTGGGGATCTGATTTGAGTCGAGCCAATCTCGCTCAAACCAACTTAACCAGAGCTAATTTATGTGGTGTGAAATTGAATGAAGCTAATCTGCGGGGAGCTAAACTCAATTACGCTAAGTTGTATGGTGCTAATTTGAGTGGTGCTTTCTATGACGAAAGCACGCGATTTTCTAGAGGCTTTGACCCGGTGAGTATGAATATGCGGAAGTTTTAG
- a CDS encoding VOC family protein, protein MTQEQTTIAGIYEVCIGVPEPISAIQYWEQFGYRIGQVGELSADVAHKLYKVNSSLRSIRLYHQNADHGLIRLMVWQNPTNEGLGTGTMKVRGNRWATSLTTDVLTILNHAEEAKAAGGDIRYSQPYWEIIYNKERKSRPFIDAAVGVREMLLLQPLTRQVLFQRFGYTLPNYGQVNHDATFKTSQFTHMGLIVQDDSKATLKFYEEVLGLLRVRDDVETSYESSPAGRDIFDLHPGEKFIVTAFDDPRSSQTDFSAARSGRLYIVRFPEAMNLESRFSAAQPGSWGISLYTYRVSEIAKFGDRISQTPVQNLTNILTNEFGEQSLSFTAPDGYFWNLVAGV, encoded by the coding sequence ATGACCCAAGAACAAACTACAATAGCCGGGATATATGAAGTCTGTATTGGTGTTCCGGAGCCAATTTCCGCAATTCAATATTGGGAGCAATTCGGCTACCGGATTGGTCAAGTAGGCGAATTATCTGCAGATGTCGCCCATAAATTATATAAAGTGAATTCGTCTCTACGCTCGATTCGCCTTTATCATCAAAATGCTGACCATGGTTTGATTCGGTTAATGGTGTGGCAAAATCCCACTAATGAGGGGTTGGGAACGGGGACGATGAAAGTTAGGGGTAATCGCTGGGCGACAAGCTTAACTACTGATGTTTTAACCATTTTAAATCATGCAGAAGAAGCCAAAGCAGCGGGTGGGGATATTAGATACTCTCAACCTTACTGGGAAATTATCTACAACAAGGAGCGCAAAAGCCGTCCTTTTATAGATGCTGCGGTGGGAGTGCGAGAAATGCTGCTGTTACAACCTTTAACTAGACAGGTTTTATTTCAAAGGTTTGGTTATACACTGCCCAATTATGGACAAGTTAACCATGATGCTACTTTTAAAACTAGTCAGTTCACCCATATGGGGTTGATTGTTCAAGATGATAGCAAAGCAACGCTGAAGTTTTATGAGGAAGTTTTAGGTTTGTTGCGGGTGCGCGACGATGTGGAAACTAGTTATGAATCTTCGCCTGCGGGTAGAGATATTTTTGATCTTCATCCTGGTGAAAAGTTTATTGTTACCGCTTTCGATGATCCGCGTTCTTCTCAAACTGACTTCAGTGCGGCGCGTAGTGGGAGACTTTATATTGTCAGGTTTCCGGAGGCGATGAATTTAGAGTCGCGGTTTAGTGCCGCACAACCGGGTAGCTGGGGAATTTCATTATACACCTACCGTGTCAGCGAAATAGCAAAATTTGGCGATCGCATTAGCCAAACTCCAGTCCAAAATCTCACAAACATCTTGACTAACGAATTTGGTGAGCAAAGTTTATCTTTCACCGCTCCAGATGGTTACTTTTGGAATTTGGTAGCAGGGGTATAA
- a CDS encoding glutathione S-transferase family protein gives MKLYLNDTSPFARLILICALEYNIKEMELIWVDPWTMPTNLLAINPFSTVPVLQLDNGDVLYESSIIANYLTVNSTPATLLDYQRLALGKMLIETAFRHVSLARYSPENATLHPFIARTEQVIKQVLQALSERDLPKFSAEVTPDLASLQLAVALDYLVFRLPNLVEAYLPITVKEQLSYFQLRRSFALTTPAILGVKSRYL, from the coding sequence ATGAAGCTGTATTTAAATGATACTTCCCCATTCGCCCGTTTAATCTTAATTTGTGCACTGGAATATAACATCAAAGAAATGGAATTGATTTGGGTTGATCCGTGGACAATGCCGACAAATTTGTTGGCGATCAATCCATTTTCCACAGTACCAGTTTTACAATTAGACAATGGAGATGTGTTATACGAAAGCAGTATTATTGCCAATTATTTAACTGTTAATTCCACACCAGCAACTTTGCTTGATTATCAGCGTTTAGCTTTGGGAAAAATGCTCATAGAAACTGCCTTTCGCCACGTCAGTTTAGCACGTTATTCTCCAGAAAACGCCACGCTTCATCCTTTTATTGCCAGAACAGAGCAAGTTATTAAACAAGTATTGCAGGCGCTTTCAGAACGGGATTTACCAAAATTTTCTGCCGAAGTTACACCCGATTTAGCTAGTTTGCAATTAGCTGTAGCTTTAGATTATCTTGTTTTCCGTCTCCCCAATTTAGTAGAAGCTTATTTGCCGATAACAGTTAAAGAACAACTGAGCTATTTTCAATTGCGCCGCAGTTTTGCGTTAACTACACCAGCAATCCTAGGCGTAAAGTCCAGATATTTGTGA
- a CDS encoding YbfB/YjiJ family MFS transporter, translating to MRGNKSSFWLAGLAATFIGNGIGRFAYITLMPALIQAHWFSKEDAAQLGVATLIGYLLGPIFIQRVIKSVSNTILVRWGMVLCSLSYLACSFPNMSFFWFYSWRFLAGFGGAILMVLAAPMILPHVSPTQRGRVAGVIFAGIGLGAALAGLLIPVMVSIHISFAWLTMGVTCAFLSLVTWKTWAKISVESAASGDVNYSPIGEKEVKFWQNQSMWYLLIAYACNAVGFLPHTLFWVDFLVRELGFSLAVGGVSWSLFGIGAALGPLLTGILGDRWGFRRCLLVCFALKALGVALPLLTTTLWVLHFSAFLVGMFTPGIVTLVSMYALELVGAKQHRVAWSAMTFSFALTQAFGGFCMALLISHADSYLPLYAISVTALVISIFCIMATHPQPCPQLIQKS from the coding sequence ATGAGGGGAAATAAATCCAGTTTTTGGCTGGCTGGGTTAGCTGCTACCTTTATCGGCAATGGAATCGGGCGTTTTGCCTATATTACATTGATGCCTGCACTGATTCAAGCTCACTGGTTTTCCAAGGAAGATGCAGCCCAATTAGGTGTTGCTACCTTAATTGGTTATTTACTCGGGCCGATATTTATTCAGCGTGTCATCAAAAGCGTCAGTAACACGATTTTAGTGCGATGGGGGATGGTGTTATGTTCTCTTAGTTACCTCGCTTGCTCGTTCCCGAATATGAGCTTTTTCTGGTTCTATAGTTGGAGATTTTTAGCAGGTTTTGGTGGAGCCATTTTGATGGTTTTAGCCGCACCGATGATTTTACCCCACGTATCCCCAACCCAACGGGGACGTGTTGCAGGGGTGATTTTTGCAGGTATTGGTCTGGGTGCGGCTTTAGCTGGCTTGTTGATTCCTGTGATGGTGAGCATACACATCAGTTTTGCATGGTTGACAATGGGCGTCACTTGTGCGTTCTTAAGTCTAGTTACATGGAAGACTTGGGCAAAGATATCTGTGGAATCGGCTGCATCTGGTGACGTCAATTATTCGCCAATTGGTGAAAAAGAAGTCAAATTTTGGCAAAATCAGAGCATGTGGTATTTATTGATAGCCTATGCATGTAACGCCGTGGGTTTTTTACCGCATACACTGTTTTGGGTGGACTTTCTGGTGCGGGAGTTAGGGTTTTCTCTAGCGGTGGGTGGTGTGTCCTGGTCATTATTTGGCATAGGTGCAGCTCTTGGCCCGTTGTTAACTGGTATATTAGGCGATCGCTGGGGATTTCGACGCTGTTTATTAGTCTGTTTTGCACTGAAAGCTTTGGGCGTGGCGTTACCCTTGCTCACCACCACTTTGTGGGTATTACATTTCTCTGCATTCTTGGTGGGGATGTTTACCCCAGGGATTGTGACTTTGGTTTCAATGTACGCCCTAGAACTAGTTGGAGCTAAACAACATCGTGTTGCGTGGAGTGCGATGACTTTTTCGTTTGCTTTAACTCAAGCTTTTGGCGGTTTCTGTATGGCGTTGTTAATTAGTCATGCTGATTCTTATTTACCTTTATATGCCATCAGTGTTACAGCTCTAGTGATTTCCATTTTTTGCATCATGGCTACCCATCCTCAGCCTTGCCCACAATTGATTCAGAAGTCATGA